A window of the Gossypium hirsutum isolate 1008001.06 chromosome A05, Gossypium_hirsutum_v2.1, whole genome shotgun sequence genome harbors these coding sequences:
- the LOC121228998 gene encoding uncharacterized protein: protein MCTVLYCIQRSGPDVKFKEIKLYVEHEVDNPIIVDDIFLLTTGEGDNEGVESDGEDDLEKVESGGKGDVGEVQADREGVSATGIEVDEDIGMESGGHISLGFAVGEDNDSEVAGNEYAGDFVASDGVDNVADKYVGDFATSDGVDNVANEYAGDFATSDGLDNVTAARSGEEDDGNETKVWDSGEHGSLVESDEDEEHQDGERRRSKFPLYNDKLKFSLGMLFKDGKQFKSAIRKYSKECRRQLKFIKNKPKKVVMRCIASPNCPWRIRASYSPVAKCLQIKTFQDEHHCSVSFKNKMVTAAMIAQHFEANIKHHPKMKLREI, encoded by the exons ATGTGTACTGTTTTGTATTGTATTCAAAGAAGTGGTCCCGAT GTCAAGTTTAAGGAGATTAAGTTATATGTTGAACATGAGGTTGATAACCCTATAATTGTAGATGATATTTTTTTGTTGACTACTGGGGAGGGTGATAATGAAGGGGTAGAATCTGATGGTGAAGATGATTTAGAAAAGGTAGAATCTGGTGGGAAGGGTGATGTAGGAGAGGTACAAGCTGATAGGGAGGGTGTGTCTGCTACTGGTATTGAGGTAGATGAAGATATTGGTATGGAAAGTGGTGGACATATTAGTTTAGGGTTTGCTGTTGGAGAGGATAATGATAGTGAAGTTGCTGGTAATGAATATGCTGGTGATTTTGTAGCGTCAGATGGAGTGGATAATGTTGCTGATAAATATGTTGGTGATTTTGCAACATCAGATGGAGTGGATAATGTTGCTAATGAATATGCTGGTGATTTTGCAACATCAGATGGACTGGATAATGTTACTGCTGCACGTAGTGGAGAAGAGGATGATGGAAATGAGACTAAGGTATGGGACTCAGGTGAACATGGAAGCTTGGTTGAGTCCGATGAAGATGAAGAACATCAAGATGGTGAGAGAAGGAGGAGCAAGTTTCCCTTATACAAtgataagttaaaatttagtctGGGAATGTTGTTTAAAGATGGAAAACAGTTTAAGAGTGCAATTCGAAAGTACTCTAAAGAATGTAGAAGACAACTAAAGTTTATTAAGAATAAACCGAAAAAGGTTGTTATGAGGTGCATTGCTTCCCCTAACTGTCCATGGAGAATTAGGGCTAGCTACAGTCCTGTTGCGAAATGCTTGCAAATAAAGACGTTTCAAGATGAGCATCATTGTTCGGTTAGTTTTAAGAACAAAATGGTAACTGCTGCTATGATTGCCCAACATTTTGAAGCAAATATCAAGCATCATCCTAAGATGAAACTGAGGGAAATTTAA
- the LOC121229698 gene encoding histone-lysine N-methyltransferase, H3 lysine-9 specific SUVH1, translating to MEGGLSGNTVVPNSNDKSTVLDVKPLRMLIPQFPDTSEGPPFVCAPPNGPFPSGFSPFFPFSGPQGSQSTPDLNQNGLISTILPIRSFRVENASPMDAAHDTHKQKSVASSSVKKKAKVDKGSKLSFTTPINFDPRISLSERDDGNRELVENVLSRFDALRRKLSQMEDAVESHSGIIKRSDLKAGNMMMSKGVRTNMKKRIGAVPGVEIGDIFFFRMELCLVGLHAQSMAGIDYIKGELEGELVALSIVSSGGYDNDAEDPDILIYSGQGGNAGRDKEASDQKLERGNLALEKSLHRGNEVRVIRGFKDAIFQASKVYVYDGLYKIQESWMEKGKSGCNTFKYKLVRIPGQTGAFATWKSILKWKEGVSSRVGLILSDLTSGAESTPVVLVNEVDDEKRPACFTYLATVKYLKSFDLVQTTLGCNCHDACRPGNSNCSCIKKNGGDFPYTANGVLACRKPLIYECGPSCPCIRNCKNRVSQGGLKFHLEVFKTSDRGWGLRSWDSIRAGAFICEYAGEVFDSDKARQDEGDGEINEYIFYTNRLYEPFKWNYEPELVGEASSDATEDYDIPSPLTISAKNNGNVARFMNHSCTPNVFWQPIVYEHNNGAYLHICFFAKKRIPAMTELTYDYGTPCQNETEGDNTTSGRKVCLCGSPKCRGYFY from the coding sequence ATGGAAGGAGGGTTAAGTGGAAACACTGTTGTGCCAAATTCAAATGATAAATCCACAGTTTTGGATGTAAAACCGTTACGTATGTTGATTCCTCAATTCCCGGACACCTCTGAGGGTCCTCCTTTTGTTTGTGCTCCTCCTAATGGTCCTTTCCCATCTGGGTTTTCGCCCTTTTTCCCATTTAGTGGACCACAAGGATCTCAATCTACACCTGACCTTAACCAGAATGGCCTCATTTCAACCATTTTGCCGATTCGGTCATTTAGGGTGGAAAATGCATCTCCAATGGATGCTGCACATGACACTCACAAGCAAAAATCGGTTGCATCAAGTTCTGTTAAGAAGAAGGCAAAGGTGGACAAAGGTTCTAAGTTATCGTTCACCACTCCTATTAATTTCGATCCTAGAATTAGTTTATCCGAACGAGATGATGGTAACagggaattggttgaaaatgtgCTTTCGAGGTTTGATGCTCTTAGGAGAAAGCTTAGCCAAATGGAAGATGCAGTGGAATCGCATTCTGGGATCATTAAGCGATCGGATTTGAAAGCTGGCAACATGATGATGAGTAAAGGGGTGCGGACTAACATGAAAAAAAGGATTGGGGCTGTTCCTGGTGTTGAAATTGGGGACATTTTCTTCTTCCGGATGGAGTTGTGTTTGGTGGGATTGCATGCTCAATCTATGGCTGGAATTGACTATATCAAGGGTGAGTTAGAGGGAGAGTTAGTGGCTTTAAGCATTGTTTCGTCTGGAGGGTATGATAATGATGCTGAAGATcctgatattttgatatatagtGGTCAAGGTGGGAATGCTGGTAGAGATAAAGAAGCATCTGATCAGAAGCTTGAGAGGGGCAATCTCGCTTTGGAGAAGAGCTTGCACCGAGGCAATGAAGTAAGAGTGATTCGGGGTTTCAAGGATGCTATCTTTCAAGCGTCCAAGGTCTATGTATATGATGGGCTTTACAAGATCCAAGAGTCGTGGATGGAGAAGGGAAAATCAGGTTGCAATACGTTCAAGTATAAATTGGTTAGGATCCCTGGCCAAACTGGTGCTTTTGCAACTTGGAAATCAATTCTCAAGTGGAAAGAAGGTGTGTCTTCCAGGGTCGGACTTATTCTTTCCGACCTCACTTCAGGTGCAGAAAGCACGCCTGTTGTACTTGTAAATGAGGTTGATGATGAAAAGAGACCTGCTTGCTTCACATATTTAGCTACTGTCAAGTATTTGAAATCATTCGACTTAGTGCAAACTACATTAGGCTGCAATTGTCATGATGCATGCCGACCGGGAAATTCTAACTGCTCATGTATTAAAAAGAATGGAGGTGATTTCCCTTACACTGCCAATGGTGTTCTAGCATGTCGGAAACCCTTGATATATGAATGTGGTCCTTCATGTCCATGCATTCGGAACTGCAAAAATAGAGTCTCACAGGGTGGCTTGAAATTTCACTTGGAAGTTTTTAAGACAAGTGATAGGGGTTGGGGTCTGCGGTCATGGGACTCTATTCGTGCCGGAGCATTTATTTGTGAATATGCAGGTGAAGTTTTTGACAGTGATAAGGCAAGGCAGGATGAGGGAGATGGCGAAATTAATGAATACATTTTTTATACAAACAGACTCTATGAGCCCTTCAAGTGGAATTATGAACCTGAGTTAGTAGGAGAGGCAAGTTCAGACGCCACCGAAGATTATGATATTCCATCTCCTCTGACCATAAGTGCAAAGAACAATGGAAATGTAGCTCGATTTATGAATCATAGTTGCACTCCAAATGTTTTCTGGCAGCCAATTGTATACGAGCATAATAACGGAGCTTATCTCCATATCTGCTTCTTTGCAAAGAAACGCATACCTGCTATGACCGAGTTGACATATGATTATGGTACTCCATGCCAAAATGAGACTGAAGGTGACAACACAACATCTGGAAGAAAGGTATGCTTATGTGGATCACCGAAATGCCGGGGTTATTTTTATTGA